In one Cercospora beticola chromosome 1, complete sequence genomic region, the following are encoded:
- a CDS encoding uncharacterized protein (BUSCO:EOG09260Y2Q) has protein sequence MGEPQYLSYPTLAIAQAVFALASPSTDATIKQTSLKSLQDDIQEHKMAPLYAYLAHPQTGKLNASGEGSAALSPTISKANPSTSSAAPSPFHLLRRTSSINQPSILGVLGGNRDTSVELPWDEQLYERLKADNDKELADIQKEEDDAVENAGETEVQAARGKRAEFYARVGDKDKALEEFEKLLEKTSILGTKIDIVLAIIRIGLFFDDKLLVKKNVDRAQQLVESGGDWDRRNRLKAYNGLHLLTIRAHSQAAPLLLDSLSTFTSTELCSYSSLVVYATLAGAVSLPRRQFKSKVVDAPEVIAVFGSANDTDRLSALAGSASAGPAAGDEEKTELDDSATPVPTAVNLTTLATGTASAEAQAKAEPKIDFKPLASMIQSLYKGEYSTFFSSLAAVEQNFLSTDRYLYEHKSWFVREMRLRAYAQLLQSYKVVGLQSMANSFGVSVDWLDKDLAPFIASDRLPCTIDRVRGIIETQRADDKNKQYNDVVRQGDQLITKLQKYGQVVRLRGSERS, from the exons ATGGGTGAACCGCAGTACCTCTCATACCCGACACTGGCCATCGCTCAGGCCGTGTTTGCGCTGGCCTCACCCTCGACCGATGCCACCATCAAGCAGACATCTCTCAAGAGTCTCCAAGATGACATACAAGAGCACAAGATGGCGCCGCTGTACGCCTACCTGGCTCATCCACAGACCGGCAAACTGAACGCAAGCGGCGAAGGCAGCGCCGCACTTTCGCCCACTATCAGTAAAGCCAACCCCAGCACGAGCAGCGCCGCGCCTTCGCCTTTCCATCTTCTGCGGCGGACTAGCAGCATCAACCAACCCTCGATTCTGGGCGTGCTGGGTGGCAACCGGGACACAAGTGTCGAGTTGCCGTGGGACGAGCAGCTGTACGAGCGGCTAAAggccgacaacgacaaggaGCTTGCCGACATTcagaaggaggaagacgacgctgTGGAGAATGCAGGCGAGACGGAAGTGCAGGCAGCAAGAGGGAAACGTGCCGAGTTCTATGCACGCGTGGGCGACAAGGACAAGGCGTTGGAGGAGTTTGAGAAGCTGCTCGAAAAGACAAGTATCTTGGGCACCAAGATTGATATTGTGTTGGCCATCATCCGCATAGGACTCTTCTTTGACGACAAGCTGCTCGTCAAGAAGAATGTCGATCGTGCGCAGCAGCTGGTCGAGAGTGGGGGTGACTGGGACCGTCGCAACCGATTGAAGGCCTACAATGGACTGCACCTGCTCACGATCCGTGCGCATAGCCAGGCCGCACCGTTACTCCTTGACTCGCTGTCCACATTCACTTCGACGGAACTGTGCTCATACAGCTCCCTCGTCGTGTATGCCACGCTGGCTGGCGCAGTTAGCCTTCCTCGACGCCAGTTCAAATCGAAAGTGGTCGACGCGCCAGAAGTCATTGCCGTCTTTGGCAGTGCAAATGATACAGATCGTCTGTCAGCTCTTGCTGGCAGCGCCTCCGCTGGACCAGCAGCcggcgacgaggagaagacgGAATTGGATGACTCAGCAACACCTGTGCCTACCGCAGTCAATCTGACCACATTGGCAACTGGAACAGCATCCGCAGAGGCGCAGGCCAAGGCAGAGCCTAAGATCGACTTCAAGCCACTCGCCAGCATGATCCAGAGTTTGTACAAGGGTGAATAttcgaccttcttctccagcctgGCCGCCGTCGAGCAGAACTTCTTGTCAACAGATCGATATCTGTACGAGCACAAGAGCTGGTTTGTGCGCGAGATGCGGTTACGCGCCTACGCGCAGCTGCTACAGAGCTACAAAGTGGTGGGCTTGCAGTCAATGGCGAACAGCTTCGGAGTATCGGTGGACTGGCTTGACAAGGATCTTGCCCCGTTCATCGCCTCTGACAGGCTGCCATGCACAATAGACCGTGTGCGCGGCATCATCGAGACGCAACGTGCTGACGACAAGAACAAGCA ATACAACGATGTGGTGCGACAAGGTGACCAGCTTATTACAAAACTCCAGAAGTACGGACAGGTCGTGCGTCTACGCGGTAGTGAGCGAAGCTAG
- a CDS encoding uncharacterized protein (BUSCO:EOG09264KDO): MFAGRVAVRSARVAAPRFQVAATRSFAEAAAKPASETRPPIDVYGVDGTYASALYTAAAKNSSIDNVSKALENLNATFKKDPKLQALVTSPTLTVEDKKQIVAELQKTISVQDKTNTVSGFLNTLAENNRLSVLEGVTEKFAQLMSAARGEVELTITSAAPLDNKTVKQLEAAVSKSQYVGASKKVKVVTKVNPEIRGGLVVEIGDRTIDLSVSSKMSKMNRLLQETL; this comes from the exons ATGTTCGCCGGCCGTGTCGCAGTCCGATCTGCCCGCGTGGCAGCACCGCGATTCCAAGTCGCCGCTACGCGCTCCTTCGCAGAGGCCGCGGCAAAGCCTGCATCAGAAACCCGACCTCCGATTGATGTCTATGGTGTGGATGGCACATATGCCAG CGCTCTG TACACCGCAGCGGCCAAGAACTCCTCGATCGACAACGTCTCGAAAGCACTCGAAAACTTGAACGCGACTTTCAAGAAGGACCCAAAGCTGCAGGCTCTTGTCACCTCGCCAACTCTGACGGTCGAGGACAAGAAGCAAATCGTAGCCGAGCTCCAGAAGACCATCAGCGTCCAGGATAAGACCAACACCGTCTCCGGCTTCCTTAACACCCTTGCCGAGAACAACCGTCTGAGCGTGTTGGAGGGCGTTACCGAGAAATTCGCACAGCTCATGAGCGCCGCTCGCGGCGAGGTGGAGCTCACCATTACGAGCGCTGCGCCTTTGGACAACAAGACCGTGAAGCAGCTTGAGGCGGCTGTGAGCAAGAGCCAGTACGTGGGCGCCAgcaagaaggtcaaggtTGTGACCAAG GTCAACCCAGAGATCCGTGGTGGTCTTGTCGTGGAGATTGGCGACCGCACGATCGACCTTTCGGTTTCCTCCAAGATGAGCAAGATGAACAGGCTGCTCCAAGAGACCTTGTAA
- a CDS encoding uncharacterized protein (CAZy:GH128), translating to MASFLHSAADKLRNKVASAGGRSNAHSKRGLCWPVDNQDAVFHFTKPGSKVSFIYNWSPNPTPSSSSLEFVPMQWNNVGIEELHNKVQQAGARAVLGFNEPELPDQSNMSAELAANEWLRHIEPLRKSGIKAGSPGISCAGHAVGWLQDFLQRIRSGGSDVDFWAIHWYGCGNSAGASIGMFYDYIWSTHHQLGPDKPVWITEFACTNWNPDAPLPREHVEEFAKETVKYLDTLDWVERYCWFGPMRDTGTVGKYAAMFDHDGKLTTLGKRYRDE from the exons ATGGCTTCATTCCTTCACAGTGCAGCCGACAAACTGCGCAACAAGGTCGCCAGCGCTGGCGGGCGATCCAACGCGCATTCTAAACGCGGCCTGTGTTGGCCGGTGGACAACCAAGATGCTGTTTTCCACTTCACAAAACCTGGGTCGAAAGTGTCATTTATCT ATAACTGGTCTCCCAATCCTACtccctcatcgtcatcgttggAGTTTGTACCCATGCAAT GGAACAATGTCGGAATTGAAGAACTACACAACAAAGTACAACAAGCAGGAGCTCGCGCGGTCTTAGGCTTCAATGAACCAGAGCTGCCTGATCAGTCGAATATGTCTGCCGAGCTTGCTGCGAATGAATGGCTTCGTCATATTGAGCCTCTTCGGAAGTCCGGCATCAAAGCTGGTAGTCCTGGGATTTCTTGTGCCGGACATGCTGTGGGTTGGCTGCAGGACTTTCTTCAGAGAATTCGATCAGGCGGTTCAGATGTGGACTTTTGGGCTATTCATTG GTATGGCTGCGGCAATTCAGCAGGAG CATCAATTGGCATGTTCTACGATTACATCTGGAGCAC GCACCATCAATTAGGACCAGACAAGCCAGTGTGGATCACGGAATTTGCTTGCACAAATTGGAATCCTGACGCGCCTCTGCCACGAGAGCACGTTGAAGAGTTTGCAAAGGAGACCGTGAAGTACCTGGACACGTTGGACTGGGTGGAAAGATATTGCTGGTTTGGTCCCATGCGAGATACGGGCACAGTGGGGAAGTATGCGGCGATGTTTGATCACGACGGAAAGCTGACCACTCTTGGGAAGAGGTATAGAGATGAGTAG
- the CDC2 gene encoding Cell division control protein 2, which yields MEQYQRLEKVGEGTYGVVYKARDLSTPDQRIVALKKIRLEAEDEGVPSTAIREISLLKEMNDPNVMRLLNIVHADGHKLYLVFEFMDLDLKKYMEALPVSQGGRGKPLAEGVLSEQGHLGLGPDMVKKFTYQLLSGIRYCHSHRVLHRDLKPQNLLIDKEGNLKIGDFGLARAFGVPLRTYTHEVVTLWYRSPEILLGGRQYSTGVDMWSVGCIFAEMATRKPLFPGDSEIDEIFKIFRLLGTPTEQEWPGVTSFPDFKSSFPKWERKPDDELINADGVKVLGHEGLELLDALLVFDPAGRMSAKQAVHHPYFQESSKSQARANGYR from the exons ATGGAACAGTACCAACGACTCGAGAAAGTAGGAGAAG GCACCTATGGCGTCGTTTACAAGGCCCGCGACCTGTCCACGCCCGACCAGCGCATCGTCGCCCTGAAGAAGATCCGtctcgaagccgaagatgAAGGCGTCCCTTCCACTGCCATTCGCGAGATCAGTCTGCTAAAGGAGATGAACGACCCGAATGTCATGCGACTGCTCAACATTGTTCACGCAGATGGCCACAAACTTTACCTCGTCTTTGAGTTCATGGACCTGGACCTCAAGAAATATATGGAGGCATTGCCGGTGAGCCAGGGCGGGCGAGGAAAGCCATTGGCGGAAGGTGTCCTATCGGAACAGGGCCACTTGGGACTCGGACCAGACATG GTCAAGAAGTTCACGTACCAGCTTCTGTCAGGTATCCGCTACTGCCACTCCCACCGCGTGCTGCACCGAGATCTCAAGCCACAAAATCTACTCATCGACAAGGAGGGGAACCTCAAGATCGGAGACTTTGGCCTTGCTCGAGCCTTTGGTGTCCCACTCCGCACATACACACACGAGGTCGTCACCCTCTGGTACCGCTCACCTGAGATCCTGCTTGGTGGACGCCAATACAGCACGGGTGTGGATATGTGGAGTGTAGGCTGCATCTTCGCAGAGATGGCCACTCGCAAGCCCCTCTTTCCTGGTGACTCCGAGATCGACGAGATTTTCAAGATCTTCCGCCTGCTCGGCACGCCTACAGAGCAAGAGTGGCCCGGAGTGACGTCTTTCCCTGACTTCAAATCCTCTTTCCCGAAGTGGGAGCGCAAGCCTGATGACGAACTGATCAATGCCGACGGCGTCAAGGTTCTGGGCCACGAGGGACTGGAGCTACTGGATGCACTTCTTGTCTTCGACCCGGCTGGCCGTATGAGCGCAAAGCAAGCTGTGCACCACCCATACTTCCAAGAGAGCAGCAAATCTCAGGCTCGAGCAAATGGCTATAGATGA